The bacterium genome segment TGCTTGAACCTGGTGCGCGAACACAGCGCGGTGCCGGTGCCCGAGACTCCGTGGCTCGAACTCGATGAGTCGAAGCTGGGTTCGCCCTTTTTCGTGATGGAGAAGATCGAAGGCCTGGTCCCACCGGATATGCCGCCCTACGTATTCGCCGGTTGGGTGCTCGAGGCGACTCCCGAGCAGCGCGCGAAGCTGCAACGCGAATCCATCGCCCTCCTGGCGGGTCTGCACGGCATCGATCTGGCGGGCGTCGACGTGAGTTTTCTGGAACGACCCGATAAGGGCAAGACGGCGTTGGATCAGCACCTGGGACACGAACGCGCCTACTACGAATGGGCGCGCGAGGGTGTGGACTACCCGATCATCGAACGCACCTTCGAGTGGCTGCATGCGAACCGGCCCGCGCAAGAGGATCCTCCGGTCCTGAACTGGGGCGATGCGCGCATCGGCAATTTGATGTATCGCGACTTCAGACCGGTGGCCGCCTTCGACTGGGAAATGGCGGCGCTCGGCGCACCCGAAGCCGATCTGGCCTGGATGCAGTTCATGCACGCCTTCTTCCAGGAGATGGCAGAAGCCGCCGGGCAGGCCGGTATTCCCGGCTTCATGGAGCGCACCGAGGTTGCGACCACCTACGAGGAACTCTCCGGTCGCACGGTGAAGAACCTGGACTACTACGAG includes the following:
- a CDS encoding phosphotransferase family protein, whose translation is MPLPSNRNLAELRGLLSSWLASRLPEGADVSISQLEIPAASGMSSETLLFDASWTEQGERRQGAYVARLSPDMSNYPAFPSYDLELQYRCLNLVREHSAVPVPETPWLELDESKLGSPFFVMEKIEGLVPPDMPPYVFAGWVLEATPEQRAKLQRESIALLAGLHGIDLAGVDVSFLERPDKGKTALDQHLGHERAYYEWAREGVDYPIIERTFEWLHANRPAQEDPPVLNWGDARIGNLMYRDFRPVAAFDWEMAALGAPEADLAWMQFMHAFFQEMAEAAGQAGIPGFMERTEVATTYEELSGRTVKNLDYYEVFAALRWGSISIRTSARAVAVGHMEKPDTPEGLIMCRGMLERMIDGSYWS